A single region of the Neodiprion pinetum isolate iyNeoPine1 chromosome 5, iyNeoPine1.2, whole genome shotgun sequence genome encodes:
- the LOC124219831 gene encoding cGMP-dependent protein kinase, isozyme 1 — MKFSCFPTPSILGQRGSINLPSLSGAGASPPSPSQVNATARGAATVMSYKRSDEPEASSSVIQPLPKIVVQPSPPKPPKRAAPQPPTRSDVVDRGNERKEGVIGKTSAPVTGPIPVYNKDPKSREQIKNAILNNNFLGNLDEAQVEDLVSAMHPKLVPPGTLVIRQGDIGSHLYVSAEGEFNIFEGEVLQSTFGPGVAFGELALLYNTKRLRSIQVKSGGKVWILDRGVFRTVMMRSVQDRLQSNIRFLRRITIFQSLPEPKDHVLAKISDLLRVEFFPAGTRIVRQGEEGHKFYIIRGGTVKITKDTLYGGEEQMVLLDRGKYFGEKALLNEGENRRQANAIAMPPGAECLTLDRQSFLNYLGALEEIRTKDWMAEYDKQKKSLTMQTWISEYANLKLSDLECRATLGVGGFGRVELVVPKSMPDKSFALKLLKKKTMVDQQQQEHVLNEKWIMQACSSPFICKLYQTYKDRKYVYFLMEVCLGGDVWTTLQQKRFFNDPTSQFMVGCVVEALDHLHSLNIVYRDLKPENLMLDSRGYLKLVDFGFSKKIGPDKTWTFAGTPEYVAPEIILNKGHDRAVDYWALGILTHELLVGKPPFRDHDHMSTYNKILKGIDAVSIPNIVNKSANNFIRKLLRQSPSERLGYQRAGVQEIRDHKWFGGFNWEALREQSMSAPIIPEVRSHIDTKNFGKYPADTDLPPDEFSGWDQDF, encoded by the exons ATGAAGTTCTCGTGCTTTCCGACTCCTAGTATTTTGGGACAGAGAGGGAGCATCAATTTGCCTTCTCTGTCCGGAGCAGGAGCTTCACCGCCGTCACCGTCGCAGGTT AATGCAACGGCACGGGGAGCGGCCACAGTTATGAGCTACAAGCGCTCCGACGAACCGGAAGCGAGCAGTAGCGTC ATACAGCCGCTTCCCAAAATTGTCGTACAACCAAGCCCACCGAAACCACCGAAGCGAGCTGCACCTCAACCACCGACGAGATCTGACGTCGTCGACCGAGGCAATGAAAGAAAGGAGGGTGTGATTGGAAAAACATCGGCACCAGTGACGGGACCGATTCCAGTTTACAACAAAGACCCCAA GTCTCGGGAGCAGATAAAAAACGCAATTCTCAATAATAATTTCCTTGGTAATCTGGACGAGGCACAGGTCGAGGATCTTGTTTCAGCCATGCATCCGAAACTTGTGCCACCTGGGACGCTGGTGATCCGGCAAGGCGATATCG GTTCTCACCTCTACGTTTCCGCGGAGGGAGAATTCAACATCTTTGAGGGTGAAGTCCTGCAGAGTACCTTCGGTCCTGGAGTGGCTTTCGGAGAGCTGGCGCTGCTCTACAACACGAAGAGACTTCGCTCGATTCAAG TGAAGAGCGGAGGCAAGGTCTGGATCCTTGATCGGGGAGTCTTCCGCACGGTGATGATGAGGAGCGTGCAGGACAGGCTGCAATCCAACATACGATTCCTCAGGCGGATAACGATATTCCAGAGTCTACCAGAACCGAAGGACCATGTCCTCGCGAAGATCTCGGACCTACTACGAGTG GAATTCTTTCCGGCCGGAACTCGGATCGTTCGACAAGGCGAGGAAGGTCACAAATTCTACATAATTCGTGGCGGAACCGTAAAAATTACGAAGGACACCCTCTACGGCGGAGAGGAACAAATGGTGTTGCTTGATCGCGGAAAGTACTTTGGTGAAAAGGCCCTACTCAACGAGGGAGAAAACCGGCGTCAAGCCAACGCGATCGCCATGCCGCCAGGAGCCGAGTGTCTCACTCTTGACAGACA ATCTTTCCTCAACTACCTTGGAGCTCTCGAGGAGATACGAACCAAGGACTGGATGGCCGAGTACGACAAGCAGAAGAAGTCGCTGACCATGCAGACGTGGATCAGCGAGTACGCGAACCTGAAACTGTCGGATCTGGAATGCAGGGCAACGCTGGGGGTCGGTGGATTCGGAAGGGTGGAGCTCGTTGTTCCGAAATCCATGCCGGATAAGAGTTTCGCATTGAAATTACTGAAGAAGAAAACAATGGTcgaccagcagcagcaggagCATGTCCTTAACGAGAAGTGGATCATGCAGGCATGCTCATCGCCGTTCATCTGCAA ACTGTACCAGACCTACAAGGACAGAAAGTATGTATATTTCCTGATGGAGGTTTGCCTTGGTGGTGACGTCTGGACCACTCTTCAACagaaacgatttttcaacGACCCCACATCCCAATTCATGGTCGGCTGCGTAGTGGAGGCCCTGGACCACCTCCACTCTCTAAACATCGTCTACCGCGATCTCAAACCGGAAAACCTGATGCTGGACTCCCGAGGATACCTAAAACTA GTCGACTTCGGGTTTAGCAAAAAGATTGGCCCCGACAAGACCTGGACTTTTGCCGGAACACCGGAGTACGTCGCCCCAGAGATAATTCTGAACAAAGGACACGACAG GGCGGTTGATTACTGGGCATTGGGTATTCTTACACACGAGTTGCTGGTTGGCAAACCACCGTTCAGGGACCACGACCACATGTCGACGTACAACAAGATCCTGAAGGGAATCGATGCCGTTAGCATACCGAACATCGTCAACAAATCtgcgaataattttataaGGAAACTTCTCCGCCAGAGTCCTTCAGAGCGATTGGGATATCAGCGTGCCGGTGTCCAAGAAATCCGCGATCATAA GTGGTTTGGCGGGTTCAACTGGGAAGCTCTTCGTGAGCAGAGCATGTCTGCGCCTATAATTCCTGAG GTACGGAGTCACATAGATACGAAAAACTTTGGAAAGTATCCAGCAGATACTGACCTTCCGCCAGACGAATTCTCTGGCTGGGATCAAGATTTCTAA